The Chlamydiota bacterium genome includes the window TATTCCCTCGCTTCAATTCTTCTTTTACCTCCTGAAATTCTTCTTCTACTTTTGCCACCACTGCATCCACCTCTCGCCAACCAAAACCGACTTTTGCTGCTTTCTTTTGAATTTTTTCCGCCTGACTCAAAGCAGGAAGATGTCTGGGAATCCCATCCAAAAGAGATGAACGCAACAACCCGCTTTTTTCCTTCTTCTTAATCTCTTCCCATTGTTTCTTCACCCCCGCTGAATTCTCGATTTTTATATCTCCAAAAACATGTGGATGCCGACGAATCAGTTTTTCACAGCAAAGCCTGGCCACTTTCTGTAAATCAAATTTCTTCTTTTCCTTCGCCATCTGAGAATGAAACACCACCTGCAAAAGCACATCCCCCAACTCATCCACCATCGCATGCGTATCCTGATCATCAATGGCATCCATTAATTCATATGCCTCTTCAATCAAATACTTCTTCAAGGTCTCATGCGTCTGCTCTCGATCCCAGGGGCACCCCCCCTTCGCTCTCAAACGAGACATGATTTCTTCCAACTCTAAAACCCAATCTTTAGCGCTACTCTTTTTCATGTTTCTAGTCCCCTTCATCATCATACGTGATACTGTAACATGAAAATCCACTGTAAAAATCCAAAAATCAAAGTGTTTCCCTTGCAATAGCATTTAGAAATTTTGAATTTTAATATGTCATTTTGATTTTTGATTTTTAAATTTTAAATTAACCATTGGAACTATTCCATCACCCTATGCTAGAATAGTTCCATGGAAATTAAGCGACGTGCCTTCAACCAGTTACAGCATGAAATCTCAGAACCAGAAATCTCCGTCCTGCTTGGAGCACGTCAAGTCGGTAAATCTACTCTTCTCAAACAACTTGAAAAAGAAGCAAAAGGAAAGGGATATTCGACCCAATTTTACAATTTAGAACTCGCTTCAGATCTTGAAGAACTCGCTGGAAATGAGAAGGACATTTTTGAAAAACTTTCCTCAGCGGCTCAGATCGTATTCATTGATGAGTTTCATTATTTAAAAAATGCCTTCAAAATTT containing:
- the mazG gene encoding nucleoside triphosphate pyrophosphohydrolase — encoded protein: MKKSSAKDWVLELEEIMSRLRAKGGCPWDREQTHETLKKYLIEEAYELMDAIDDQDTHAMVDELGDVLLQVVFHSQMAKEKKKFDLQKVARLCCEKLIRRHPHVFGDIKIENSAGVKKQWEEIKKKEKSGLLRSSLLDGIPRHLPALSQAEKIQKKAAKVGFGWREVDAVVAKVEEEFQEVKEELKRGNKKAIREEIGDLLFSVVNLCRFHEESPEEVLRDTVKKFYKRFRFIEKTAQKVGKKVEECSLEQLEKWWGRAKKNRVRGQRSRVKY